TGGCTGGACGTATCCAATTATCACCTGGTTTTGTAAAATATATTTTTGACCATATTTAAGCTAGTTACCACACCTTTTAGCCGCAAAAATCTCATAAGTTCACCTGGACTTTTTAGCATATCAACCGTTTCAGAGTGCTTCAACAAGATTTTTTGAATTTCATCCGGCACACGCTGCGGTCCTCTCAGTGCTCTCGCATTTTCAATGTACTTCAGCCGCCTTTTTCTAAACTGACTCAGAACCCATATCACTTTAGAGTAGTCAACATTAACCGCCTCGGATATCTCCTTGCCCATCTTACCTTCGTCCGCCAGCAAAACAATCCTTGCCTGAATGTTCTCGAACCCTTCTAAGAATTCTCTTTCCTGAGCATCAAGTTCAATGAGCCTCTTACGCCTCGGGTAGGGAATTACGTCTTCCTGCCCCCATCTGAAACGTACAATAATTTTTTCAGGGTACCCAACTACAGAATCCACCATGGTCCTTAGTAGTGCTTTCCGATCCGCGGCATTTGAAACCTCCCAGAGCTCTTCAAATCGATCAAACGCCTCCTGCAATAATTCCACCATCTTCTTTGGGTCATTCTTCTGAATCTTATTTTCGACCTCAACGCGTTTTTTCTCAAACTCCTCCCGTTTCTTTTTCAGTTCGTCCATTCTTGCAAGCAACCCGGGTTTGTCCACACGCTCCTCTTCAAACAGTTCATAAAGCCTCGATATCCGGGTTTTTATGTTCGAAATCGCATTATCAAGGTCTCTTTTTTCTGTCTTCAATGCTTCTAGTTGAGATTTAGCCACCATCGTTTGGATCTTTTCGAACACCCTTGCTCTTTCTTTTCCCGCGTATTCCGCTATTCTTCTGCTCAGCTCTGATTCAACGTAGTCAGCCCTGAAACGGCGATTTGGACACGCTTGCGCGTCATATGAAATCTTTGTGACGCAAGTATAGAACCTCTTTCCTGCTTTATAGTCCCCAGTAGCACCCATCGTTTTCCCACACAATCCGCAAACCATAACTCCTGAGAGAAGATGCTTCGAGGTTGCACTTTTTCGCCTCGATCTCCTCTTAAATCGTTTGTGCGTATTTTCAAAAAGGTCTCTGGGAATAATAGGCTCGTAGTTTCCTTCGACATAATTACCATCTTCAAGCCTTATGACCCCTGTGTACGTCTCATTATCCAGAATACGCCTCACTGCCACCCTCGACCAAGTGTTCCCGTCCCTCGTCTTTAATCCTTTCCTGTTCAGGACCCTCGCTATTCCTGTTGGTCCCATAAACTGGGCAAGCTCAAAGATCTCTTTGACTACTAGAGCCTCCTCAGGAGCAATTTTGAAACCGCGCCGGTATCCTAAAGGCGGGTGGCCAAGCGGAAGTCTCTTTACCCTCTTCCTCGTATCCTTAACAGACCGAATCCTTTCCCTAATCTGTTCCCGCTCCAGTTCCGCTACACTACCAAGAATTCCTGTCAGGAATTTACCTAAGCTTGAGTTCGTGACAATATTTTCGCTTATTGATACCAGCTCA
This window of the Deltaproteobacteria bacterium genome carries:
- a CDS encoding recombinase family protein; translation: MRYAAIYVRVSTEEQAKKGYSVEAQREKLESYCKKRKWAYSIFEDAGFSAGSLNRPSIQLLIEEIKAGKIDKVVVWKLDRLSRRMKDLYTVLSLLEEHGVELVSISENIVTNSSLGKFLTGILGSVAELEREQIRERIRSVKDTRKRVKRLPLGHPPLGYRRGFKIAPEEALVVKEIFELAQFMGPTGIARVLNRKGLKTRDGNTWSRVAVRRILDNETYTGVIRLEDGNYVEGNYEPIIPRDLFENTHKRFKRRSRRKSATSKHLLSGVMVCGLCGKTMGATGDYKAGKRFYTCVTKISYDAQACPNRRFRADYVESELSRRIAEYAGKERARVFEKIQTMVAKSQLEALKTEKRDLDNAISNIKTRISRLYELFEEERVDKPGLLARMDELKKKREEFEKKRVEVENKIQKNDPKKMVELLQEAFDRFEELWEVSNAADRKALLRTMVDSVVGYPEKIIVRFRWGQEDVIPYPRRKRLIELDAQEREFLEGFENIQARIVLLADEGKMGKEISEAVNVDYSKVIWVLSQFRKRRLKYIENARALRGPQRVPDEIQKILLKHSETVDMLKSPGELMRFLRLKGVVTSLNMVKNIFYKTR